A genomic segment from Malaclemys terrapin pileata isolate rMalTer1 chromosome 1, rMalTer1.hap1, whole genome shotgun sequence encodes:
- the LOC128832486 gene encoding olfactory receptor 51G2-like: MSAVNDTKFNYEVFLLTGIPGKGDIHLWISITFCLAYAISIVGNSLILFIIKTDLSLHEPMYIFLSMLAVTDLGLLIASIPTILGVFLFNSREISLNACLAQLFFIHSFTFIESSVLLLMAFDRFIAISNPLKYTSILTLPRIVKMGLVFVLRGVAVILPLPLLLTRFQFCQTNVLSHSFCLHMEVMTMACADITVNNIYGLFITVITVGLDSLLIFLSYVMILKTVLNITSHVEFLRALNTCVAHLCAVLLFYTPEFTLTLMHRFRKSSSPLLQIVLGYVYLLVPPLLNPIVYSVKSKHLRSRIIRVFIK; this comes from the coding sequence atgtcagctgtcaatgacaccaaattCAACTATGAAGTGTTTCTTCTCACTGGGATACCTGGGAAGGGAGACATCCATCTCTGGATCTCTATCACCTTCTGCTTAGCATATGCTATTTCGATAGTAGGAAATTCActcattctgttcattataaaaacagatctaAGCCTTCATGAGCcaatgtacattttcctttccatgttggctGTCACAGACCTAGGCTTATTGATAGCCAGCATACCAACAATACTGGGTGTATTTTTGTTTAACTCAAGGGAGATCAGCCTCAATGCCTGTCttgcccagctgttcttcatccactcgTTTACATTCATTGAATCCTCTGTGCTCTTGTTGATGGCGTTTGACCGCTTCATCGCAATCAGTAACCCACTGAAATATACTTCCATCTTAACACTGCCGAGAATAGTGAAGATGGGACTGGTGTTTGTGCTAAGAGGGGTGGCCGTAATACTCCCactcccccttctcctgacaagGTTCCAATTCTGTCAAAccaatgtcctctcccattccttcTGCCTGCACATGGAGGTCATGACAATGGCATGTGCGGACATCACAGTCAACAACATCTATGGCTTGTTTATTACAGTTATAACAGTGGGGTTGGACTCGCTGCTCATCTtcctctcttatgtgatgatcctcaaaacagtgctgaACATCACCTCCCATGTGGAGTTCCTCAGGGCCCTAAACACCTGCGTCGCCCACCTCTGTGCCGTCCTGCTCTTCTACACGCCAGAATTCACCCTGACTTTGATGCACAGATTCAGAAAGAGCTcttctcccttgcttcagattgtCCTGGGCTATGTCTACCTGCTGGTTCCTCCTCTGCTGAACCCAATCGTGTACagcgtgaaaagcaaacaccttcgttCGAGGATAATCAGGGTGTTCATTAAGTGA
- the LOC128832457 gene encoding olfactory receptor 51G2-like: MSAINDTKFKFTVFLLTGIPGQEHIHNLWISLPFCLMYVISILGNSVILFIIKTDPSLHEPMYIFLSMLGFTDLGLLIATMPTILGIFLFNSREISLDACFGQLFFIQSLHCIESSVLLLMAFDRFIAIRDPLRYASILTLPRIAKMGLVCVLRGVAVMLPLPLLLKRFQYCRVNVLSHSYCMHQEVMKMACSNIRVNNFYGLFITVVTVGLYSLLIFLSYVMILKTVLSIASHKEFLTALNTCVSHLCAVLLFYTPEFSLTLIHRFGNVSSPLLQIILGYVNLLVPPLINPIVYSVKSKHLRSRIIRVFVK; the protein is encoded by the coding sequence ATGTCAGCCATCAATGACACAAAATTCAAATTCACAGTGTTCCTTCTTAccgggatacctgggcaggaacACATCCACAATCTCTGGATCTCTCTTCCCTTCTGCTTAATGTATGTTATTTCAATAttaggaaattcagtcattctgttcattataaaaacagatccaagcctccatgagcccatgtacattttcctttccatgttgggCTTCACAGACCTTGGCTTATTGATAGCCACCATGCCGACGATATTGGGCATATTCTTGTTTAACTCTAGGGAGATCAGTTTGGATGCCTGTTTTGGCCAGTTATTTTTTATCCAGTCACTTCATTGCATTGAATCTTCCGTGCtcttgttgatggcctttgaccgcttcatCGCAATCCGTGATCCGCTGAGATATGCCTCCATCTTAACCCTGCCGAGAATAGCCAAGATGGGACTGGTGTGTGTTCTAAGAGGGGTGGCCGTAATGCTCCCACTCCCCCTTCTCCTGAAACGGTTTCAATACTGTCGAGTGAATGTCCTCTCCCATTCTTACTGCATGCACCAGGAGGTCATGAAGATGGCTTGTTCGAATATCAGAGTCAACAACTTCTATGGCTTATTTATTACAGTCGTAACGGTGGGGTTGTACTCGCTGCTCATCTtcctctcttatgtgatgatcctcaaaacagtgctgagcatcGCGTCCCACAAGGAGTTTCTCACGGCCCTGAACACCTGCGTCTCCCATCTCTGCGCCGTCCTGCTCTTCTACACTCCAGAGTTCAGCCTGACTTTGATACACAGATTTGGGAATGTCTcttctcccttgcttcagatcaTCCTGGGTTACGTCAACCTGCTGGTTCCTCCTCTGATTAACCCAATTGTGTACagcgtgaaaagcaaacaccttcgttCAAGGATAATCAGGGTGTTCGTGAAGTGA